From a region of the Geothrix sp. 21YS21S-2 genome:
- a CDS encoding M13 family metallopeptidase, with translation MILATPVLAAAPEKAPAAAAKAGPTYGAFGVDTPGMDKAVKPGDDFGQFVNGVYLKNLEIPADRASFGMFDKLRDLSQERTRGIVEAAAKAKGARKGSEEQKVGDFYASFLDEAAIEAKGLAPLKPQLDAIAAIADRTQLAKVMGAASRIGINTPVAAGPEQDLKDPSIYSVYVGQGGLGLPDRDYYLDTKNPKFAEIRAKYQTHIAAMLRLAGIANPEAKAKAIYDLEVKIATAHWTQVENRQIEKLYNPIPRTGLDAAYPGLDWTALLTAVGVNDQKQLIIANPSAIAGAARLLASEPLDTWKDYLAFHTIKDAAPFLPKAIVAENFAFNGTVLSGQPEMQPRWKRGADFTTGALGEAVGKLYVKKYFPPEAKAQMDALVRNIIAAMDQRLSNLTWMDPKTKAAARAKLAKFTPKIGYPEKWRDYSKLEIVRGDALGNAVRAAEFRFQRQLDKIGKPIDRSEWGMTPMTVNAYANPLWNEIVFPAAILQPPFFDPKADPAVNYGGIGAVIGHEISHHFDDQGRKFDMDGKLSDWWTSEDVKRFTALTDKVVKQYAEYEPLKGSHVNGELTLGENMADLAGVTVALDAYHKSLAGKPAKVVGGYTGDQRFFLGFGQIWRSRYRDANLLNRITTDPHTPGFVRPTVVRNLDAWYEAFGVKAGEKLYLAPADRIKVW, from the coding sequence ATGATCCTGGCCACCCCCGTCCTGGCCGCAGCGCCGGAGAAGGCCCCCGCCGCCGCGGCGAAGGCCGGTCCCACCTACGGCGCGTTCGGCGTCGACACCCCCGGCATGGACAAGGCGGTCAAGCCCGGCGACGACTTCGGCCAGTTCGTCAACGGCGTCTACCTCAAGAACCTCGAGATCCCCGCGGACCGCGCCAGCTTCGGGATGTTCGACAAGCTCCGCGACCTGAGCCAGGAGCGCACCCGCGGCATCGTCGAGGCCGCCGCCAAGGCCAAGGGCGCCAGGAAGGGCAGCGAGGAGCAGAAGGTCGGGGACTTCTACGCAAGCTTCCTGGACGAGGCCGCCATCGAGGCCAAGGGGCTCGCCCCCCTCAAGCCCCAGCTGGACGCCATCGCCGCCATCGCGGACCGCACCCAGCTGGCCAAGGTCATGGGCGCGGCCTCCCGCATCGGCATCAACACGCCCGTGGCCGCGGGCCCCGAGCAGGACCTGAAGGATCCCTCCATCTATTCCGTCTACGTGGGCCAGGGCGGCCTGGGCCTGCCGGACCGGGACTACTACCTCGACACCAAGAACCCCAAGTTCGCCGAGATCCGCGCCAAGTACCAGACCCACATCGCGGCCATGCTGCGCCTGGCGGGCATCGCCAATCCCGAGGCCAAGGCCAAGGCCATCTACGACCTGGAAGTGAAGATCGCCACCGCCCACTGGACCCAGGTGGAGAACCGGCAGATCGAGAAGCTCTACAACCCCATCCCGCGCACGGGCCTCGATGCCGCCTACCCCGGACTGGACTGGACGGCGCTGCTCACCGCCGTCGGCGTCAACGACCAGAAGCAGCTGATCATCGCCAATCCCAGCGCCATCGCCGGCGCGGCCAGGCTCCTGGCCAGCGAGCCCCTGGACACCTGGAAGGACTACCTGGCCTTCCACACGATCAAGGACGCCGCCCCCTTCCTGCCCAAGGCCATCGTGGCCGAGAATTTCGCCTTCAACGGCACGGTGCTCTCCGGCCAGCCCGAGATGCAGCCCCGCTGGAAGCGCGGCGCGGACTTCACCACCGGCGCCCTGGGCGAGGCCGTGGGCAAGCTTTACGTGAAGAAGTACTTCCCCCCCGAGGCCAAGGCCCAGATGGACGCCCTGGTCAGGAACATCATCGCGGCCATGGACCAGCGCCTGTCCAACCTCACCTGGATGGACCCCAAGACCAAGGCCGCGGCCCGGGCCAAGCTCGCCAAGTTCACCCCCAAGATCGGCTACCCCGAGAAGTGGCGTGACTACTCCAAGCTCGAGATCGTGCGCGGCGACGCCCTGGGCAACGCCGTCCGGGCCGCCGAGTTCCGGTTCCAGCGCCAGCTGGACAAGATCGGCAAGCCCATCGACCGCTCCGAGTGGGGCATGACGCCCATGACGGTCAACGCCTACGCCAACCCCCTGTGGAACGAGATCGTGTTCCCCGCCGCCATCCTGCAGCCCCCCTTCTTCGATCCCAAGGCCGACCCGGCCGTGAACTACGGCGGCATCGGCGCCGTCATCGGCCACGAGATCAGCCACCACTTCGACGACCAGGGCCGCAAGTTCGACATGGACGGCAAACTCTCCGACTGGTGGACCTCGGAGGACGTCAAGCGCTTCACCGCCCTCACCGACAAGGTCGTCAAGCAGTACGCCGAGTACGAGCCCCTCAAGGGCTCCCACGTCAACGGCGAGCTGACCCTGGGCGAGAACATGGCGGACCTGGCCGGCGTCACCGTCGCCCTGGACGCCTACCACAAGTCCCTGGCCGGCAAGCCCGCCAAGGTCGTGGGCGGCTACACCGGCGACCAGCGCTTCTTCCTGGGCTTCGGCCAGATCTGGCGCTCGCGCTACCGCGACGCCAACCTGCTCAACCGCATCACCACCGACCCCCACACCCCCGGTTTCGTGCGGCCCACGGTCGTGCGCAACCTGGATGCCTGGTACGAGGCCTTCGGCGTCAAGGCCGGAGAGAAGCTCTACCTGGCCCCTGCCGACCGCATCAAGGTCTGGTAG
- a CDS encoding MTH1187 family thiamine-binding protein, with the protein MHVIVDFTVVPVGTGVSLSRYIAEVERVLADSGLTYELHANGTNVEGEWDAVMGAVRACHERLHAMGVPRIHTDIKLGTRSDRPQRMADKVASVKRVLGPVTNG; encoded by the coding sequence ATGCATGTGATCGTGGATTTCACGGTGGTGCCGGTGGGCACCGGGGTCTCCCTCTCCCGGTACATCGCCGAAGTGGAGCGGGTGCTGGCGGATTCCGGGCTTACGTACGAGCTGCACGCCAACGGCACGAACGTCGAGGGGGAGTGGGACGCGGTCATGGGCGCCGTCCGCGCCTGCCACGAGCGGCTCCACGCCATGGGCGTGCCCCGCATCCACACGGACATCAAGCTGGGCACGCGCTCCGACCGGCCCCAGCGCATGGCCGACAAGGTCGCCTCCGTGAAACGGGTTCTGGGGCCCGTGACGAACGGGTGA
- a CDS encoding biopolymer transporter ExbD, producing MDVRRQSAKSDINITPLIDIVLVLLIVFIVMVPGLSRALEVAVPRIVDGRKEKPVEPPVVVTLDGEGRLFLQREEVTLASLRERLVPVVMLQPLGLRKVFLKVDGELAHERAVQVLDQIRVASDQARRETRARPGFQEEDGGPVKVALTRLKAT from the coding sequence ATGGACGTGCGCCGCCAGAGCGCGAAGTCGGACATCAACATCACGCCCCTGATCGATATCGTCCTGGTGCTCCTCATCGTCTTCATCGTGATGGTGCCGGGCCTCTCCAGGGCCCTGGAGGTGGCCGTTCCCCGCATCGTCGACGGCCGCAAGGAGAAGCCCGTGGAGCCGCCGGTGGTCGTCACCCTGGACGGCGAGGGCCGGCTCTTCCTGCAGCGCGAGGAGGTGACGCTGGCGAGCCTGCGGGAGCGGCTGGTGCCCGTCGTGATGCTCCAGCCCCTGGGCCTGCGCAAGGTCTTCCTGAAGGTGGACGGGGAACTCGCCCACGAGCGGGCCGTGCAGGTGCTGGACCAGATCCGCGTGGCCTCCGACCAGGCCCGCCGGGAGACCCGCGCCAGGCCCGGCTTCCAGGAGGAGGACGGCGGACCCGTCAAGGTGGCCCTCACCCGGCTCAAGGCAACCTAG
- a CDS encoding TetR/AcrR family transcriptional regulator — MAEKGDSTRARILDEAMRIASRDGLEGLSIGALAAALPMSKSGLFAHFGSKSALQVATLEHAARTVRERAAPGARLAPGPERLTFILQTVMAWIDDPGLPGGCPITGACVEFDDREGPVRETLLRLQRDSHRKAAESFAEFAHPSQDPDQLAFEFRAITLAYHHASRLLREERAGDWARKALEALLARAQRPA, encoded by the coding sequence TTGGCGGAAAAAGGCGACAGCACCCGGGCGCGCATCCTGGACGAGGCGATGCGCATCGCCAGCCGCGACGGCCTGGAGGGCCTGAGCATCGGCGCCCTGGCCGCGGCCCTGCCCATGTCCAAGAGCGGCCTCTTCGCCCACTTCGGTTCCAAGTCGGCCCTGCAGGTGGCCACCCTGGAGCACGCGGCCCGGACCGTCCGGGAGCGCGCCGCCCCCGGCGCGCGGCTGGCCCCGGGCCCCGAACGCCTCACCTTCATCCTCCAGACGGTCATGGCCTGGATCGACGACCCGGGCCTGCCCGGGGGCTGCCCCATCACCGGCGCCTGCGTGGAATTCGACGACCGGGAAGGCCCCGTGCGGGAGACCCTCCTGCGCCTCCAGCGCGACTCCCACAGAAAGGCGGCCGAGAGCTTCGCGGAGTTCGCCCACCCCTCCCAGGATCCGGATCAATTGGCCTTCGAGTTCCGGGCGATCACCCTTGCCTACCACCACGCCTCAAGGTTGTTGCGGGAGGAACGGGCCGGGGACTGGGCCCGCAAGGCGCTGGAAGCCCTCCTCGCAAGGGCCCAGCGCCCGGCCTGA
- a CDS encoding cupin domain-containing protein, with translation MTQAAQSLARSTHFTAADFGALDRWRAFEMDHPRRGRITGKTFLGQVLGLTGMEVSFGSMAPGEASPFSHSHKQNEELYVFLTGQGEMQVDGERFPLKAGSAIRIEPAGVRAWRATGTEPLTFLVIQAKAGSLEQATASDGVIAEQPPVW, from the coding sequence ATGACCCAAGCCGCGCAGTCCCTCGCCCGGTCCACCCACTTCACCGCCGCGGATTTCGGCGCGCTGGACCGGTGGAGGGCCTTTGAAATGGATCATCCCCGGCGTGGCCGGATCACCGGCAAGACCTTCCTGGGGCAGGTGCTGGGCCTCACCGGCATGGAGGTGTCCTTCGGTTCCATGGCCCCTGGGGAGGCCTCGCCTTTTTCCCATTCCCACAAGCAGAACGAGGAACTGTACGTGTTCCTGACGGGGCAGGGGGAAATGCAGGTGGATGGGGAGCGGTTTCCGCTCAAGGCCGGTTCCGCCATCCGCATCGAACCTGCGGGCGTCCGGGCCTGGAGGGCGACGGGAACCGAACCCCTCACGTTCCTGGTGATCCAGGCCAAGGCCGGCAGCCTGGAGCAGGCCACGGCCTCGGATGGGGTGATCGCGGAGCAGCCTCCGGTCTGGTAA
- a CDS encoding thioredoxin family protein produces MRAFTLSLLLCATLAPLAARAPEKAVLKTGPFDPARDSFKDLDLAKAEARKTGRRIILDVGGNWCPWCHLLHGFWEAQKDVKELRDKNFVFVLVNYSKEAKNEAFLAQFPKVPAYPHLFVLDADGKVLHSQDTGVFEEGKGYSREKVTAFLKAWKP; encoded by the coding sequence ATGCGAGCCTTCACCCTTTCCCTGCTTCTCTGCGCCACCCTCGCGCCCCTCGCGGCCCGGGCCCCCGAGAAGGCCGTGCTGAAGACCGGCCCCTTCGATCCCGCCCGGGACAGCTTCAAGGACCTGGACCTCGCCAAGGCCGAGGCCCGGAAGACCGGCCGCCGCATCATCCTGGACGTGGGCGGCAACTGGTGCCCCTGGTGCCATCTGCTCCACGGCTTCTGGGAGGCCCAGAAGGACGTGAAGGAGCTGCGGGACAAGAACTTCGTCTTCGTGCTCGTCAACTACAGCAAGGAGGCGAAGAACGAGGCGTTCCTGGCCCAGTTCCCCAAGGTGCCGGCCTACCCCCACCTCTTCGTGCTGGATGCCGACGGGAAGGTGCTGCACTCCCAGGACACCGGCGTGTTCGAGGAAGGCAAGGGGTACAGCCGGGAGAAGGTGACGGCCTTCCTCAAGGCCTGGAAGCCCTAG
- a CDS encoding cytochrome-c peroxidase produces MSARTRNLCLLPGAGLALALALACGSAVKPADAGGLSPAASLGEQIFKDTSLSASGLQSCATCHVAEAAHGADNDLPAQLGGPAMNLQGTRQSPSIRYLAGNTAFHYDSEGTPTGGFFWDGRAESLAAQAGGPFLNPVEMAMPSKAAVVAKLAAAPYAASFRAVYGDAIFSDPEQAYRCMTLALQQYQREDAEFQPFSSKYDAFLRGSVRLSDAEARGLALFNDPRKGNCAACHPSSGDQPLFTDFTYDVLGVPRNPALSANADPEFFDLGLGARADIDRPDLYGAFKVPSLRNVALRRVLFHNGRFTSLKDAVTFYVQRDTNPEKYYPVAPDGTVMKFDDLPSKYHGNVNVTEVPYNRLPGQAPALTDAEVDDVVAFLKTLTDGYTR; encoded by the coding sequence ATGTCTGCCCGAACACGAAACCTCTGCCTCCTGCCGGGGGCCGGGCTCGCCTTGGCCCTGGCCCTGGCCTGCGGCAGCGCCGTGAAGCCGGCGGACGCCGGCGGTCTCTCCCCGGCCGCCAGCCTGGGCGAGCAGATCTTCAAGGACACCTCGCTTTCCGCCTCGGGGCTGCAGTCCTGCGCCACCTGCCACGTGGCCGAAGCGGCCCATGGGGCGGACAACGACCTGCCCGCCCAGCTGGGCGGCCCGGCCATGAACCTGCAGGGCACGCGGCAGTCCCCCTCCATCCGCTACCTGGCCGGGAACACGGCCTTCCACTACGACTCCGAGGGCACGCCCACGGGCGGGTTCTTCTGGGACGGCCGCGCGGAATCCCTGGCGGCCCAGGCGGGCGGCCCCTTCCTCAATCCGGTGGAGATGGCCATGCCCAGCAAGGCGGCGGTGGTGGCCAAGCTGGCGGCCGCGCCCTACGCCGCGTCCTTCCGGGCGGTCTACGGAGACGCCATCTTCTCGGACCCCGAACAGGCCTACCGCTGCATGACCCTGGCCCTCCAGCAGTACCAGCGGGAGGACGCGGAATTCCAGCCGTTCTCCAGCAAGTACGACGCCTTCCTGCGGGGCAGTGTCCGCCTGTCCGATGCGGAGGCCCGGGGGCTGGCCCTCTTCAACGACCCCCGGAAGGGCAACTGCGCCGCCTGCCACCCCTCGTCGGGCGACCAGCCCCTGTTCACGGACTTCACCTACGACGTGCTGGGCGTCCCCCGCAACCCGGCGCTGTCGGCCAACGCCGATCCCGAGTTCTTCGACCTGGGCCTGGGCGCCCGCGCGGACATCGACCGGCCGGACCTCTACGGGGCCTTCAAGGTGCCCAGCCTGCGCAACGTGGCCCTGCGCCGGGTCCTCTTCCACAACGGGCGCTTCACCTCGCTCAAGGACGCGGTGACGTTCTACGTGCAGCGGGACACCAACCCGGAGAAATACTACCCGGTGGCGCCCGACGGCACGGTGATGAAGTTCGACGATCTGCCATCGAAGTACCACGGGAACGTCAACGTCACCGAAGTCCCCTATAACCGCCTGCCCGGCCAGGCGCCGGCCCTCACCGACGCCGAGGTCGACGACGTCGTCGCCTTCCTGAAGACCCTCACCGACGGCTACACCCGCTAA
- a CDS encoding aminopeptidase C encodes MFARLCLPLLIAASPLLAQALTPERLDQLAAACPQDGGFRALKNALAQNDGRKLAEDWSRITAVDAHFTKRIADEPVANQMASGRCWMFSALNMFRRTGASRLGCDNLELSQNYLFFYDKLEKANLFLDAIARTRGAAHTDRRVEFLLGSPVQEGGNWQGFVDLVKKYGVVPKDVMPETFSSSNSAAMNQVLFLRLKVAGVRIRAAKDAAAVEALKLQAMKDVYRILAMHLGVPPSKFTWRHVAKDKQVTPLKAWTPKDFYKTAIGADLDDFVALYSIPTLAYQKKYEIDLDRALLDAPNMFFVNCPLEVLKEAAKTCVLSDRLVWFGADVSQDMQREEGLLMPGVRDFTSLYGMDFAMDRRECFESRRSVPNHNMVFTGVDMADGKPVKWLVENSWGDKGGKKGYYTMMDGWFDHFVQVVVVPRSVVPKAVLDVFGTQAELLPPWDPMMSALNVE; translated from the coding sequence ATGTTCGCCCGGCTCTGCCTCCCCCTCCTCATCGCCGCCTCGCCCCTGCTGGCGCAGGCCCTCACGCCCGAGCGCCTCGACCAGCTCGCGGCCGCCTGTCCCCAGGACGGCGGCTTCCGCGCCCTGAAGAACGCCCTGGCCCAGAACGACGGCCGCAAGCTGGCCGAGGACTGGTCCCGCATCACCGCCGTGGACGCGCACTTCACCAAGCGCATCGCCGACGAGCCCGTGGCCAACCAGATGGCCAGCGGCCGCTGCTGGATGTTCTCCGCCCTGAACATGTTCCGGCGCACGGGCGCCTCAAGGCTGGGCTGCGACAACCTCGAGCTGAGCCAGAACTACCTCTTCTTCTACGACAAGCTGGAGAAGGCCAACCTCTTCCTGGACGCCATCGCCCGCACCCGGGGGGCGGCCCACACGGACCGGCGCGTGGAGTTCCTCCTGGGCAGCCCCGTGCAGGAGGGCGGCAACTGGCAGGGCTTCGTGGACCTGGTGAAGAAGTACGGGGTCGTGCCCAAGGACGTGATGCCCGAGACCTTCAGCTCGTCCAATTCCGCGGCCATGAACCAGGTGCTGTTCCTGCGCCTGAAGGTGGCGGGCGTGCGGATCCGCGCGGCCAAGGACGCCGCCGCCGTGGAGGCCCTCAAGCTGCAGGCCATGAAGGACGTGTACCGCATCCTGGCCATGCACCTGGGCGTCCCTCCGTCGAAGTTCACCTGGCGCCACGTCGCCAAGGACAAGCAGGTGACCCCCCTCAAGGCCTGGACTCCCAAGGACTTCTACAAGACGGCCATCGGCGCCGACCTGGACGACTTCGTGGCCCTCTATTCCATCCCCACCCTGGCCTACCAGAAGAAGTACGAGATCGACCTGGACCGCGCCCTCCTGGACGCCCCCAACATGTTCTTCGTGAACTGCCCCCTGGAGGTCCTGAAGGAGGCGGCCAAGACCTGCGTCCTCTCCGACCGCCTGGTGTGGTTCGGCGCCGACGTGAGCCAGGACATGCAGCGCGAGGAAGGCCTGCTCATGCCCGGCGTGCGCGACTTCACCTCCCTCTACGGCATGGACTTCGCCATGGACCGGCGGGAGTGCTTCGAGAGCCGGCGCAGCGTGCCCAACCACAACATGGTCTTCACGGGCGTGGACATGGCGGACGGCAAGCCGGTGAAGTGGCTGGTGGAGAACTCCTGGGGCGACAAGGGCGGCAAGAAGGGCTACTACACCATGATGGACGGCTGGTTCGACCACTTCGTGCAGGTGGTGGTGGTGCCCCGCTCCGTGGTGCCCAAGGCCGTGCTGGACGTCTTCGGCACCCAGGCGGAGCTGCTGCCGCCCTGGGATCCCATGATGTCCGCCCTCAACGTCGAGTAG
- a CDS encoding 1,4-dihydroxy-2-naphthoate polyprenyltransferase: MATAAQWVAGARPFTLPAALAPVAAGTGAAAALHGAGALRAALALAVALALQVGVNFANDYSDGIRGTDANRVGPFRLTGSGAARPRAVLGAALASFGFAAAAGLALVALCGAWWLLAVGAACLPAAWFYTGGRRPYGYRGLGEVFVFIFFGLVAVLGTTWSQAGRLSLPAVCAAVGVGALACAILVANNLRDIPTDAASGKLTLAVKLGDAGTRRLYAALVGAAALALVPAVLERPWAALTFLVAPLAFGPLKAVLGGAMGKDLLPVLRHTGRLELAYGLLLGLSLSL, encoded by the coding sequence ATGGCGACAGCGGCACAGTGGGTGGCGGGCGCCCGTCCCTTCACCCTCCCCGCCGCCCTGGCCCCCGTCGCCGCCGGCACCGGGGCCGCGGCGGCGCTGCACGGCGCCGGCGCACTGCGGGCCGCCCTGGCGCTTGCGGTGGCCCTGGCCCTTCAGGTGGGGGTGAACTTCGCCAACGACTATTCCGACGGCATCCGCGGCACGGACGCCAACCGCGTGGGCCCCTTCCGCCTCACCGGCTCCGGGGCCGCGCGTCCCCGCGCCGTGCTGGGGGCGGCCCTGGCCTCCTTCGGCTTCGCCGCCGCCGCGGGGCTGGCGCTGGTGGCCCTGTGCGGGGCCTGGTGGCTCCTGGCCGTGGGCGCCGCGTGCCTTCCCGCCGCATGGTTCTACACCGGGGGGCGCAGGCCCTACGGCTACCGCGGCCTGGGCGAGGTTTTCGTGTTCATCTTCTTCGGCCTGGTGGCGGTGCTGGGCACCACCTGGTCCCAGGCGGGGCGGCTCTCCCTGCCCGCGGTGTGCGCCGCGGTGGGGGTGGGCGCCCTGGCCTGCGCCATCCTGGTGGCGAACAACCTCCGGGACATCCCCACGGACGCGGCTTCCGGGAAGCTGACGCTGGCCGTGAAGCTGGGCGACGCGGGAACGCGCCGGCTCTACGCCGCTCTGGTGGGCGCAGCGGCCCTGGCCCTGGTGCCCGCGGTCCTGGAGCGCCCCTGGGCCGCGCTCACGTTCCTGGTGGCGCCCCTGGCGTTCGGGCCCCTGAAGGCCGTCCTGGGCGGGGCGATGGGGAAGGACCTGCTGCCGGTTCTGCGCCACACGGGGCGCCTGGAGCTGGCGTACGGGTTGCTCCTGGGGTTGTCGCTGTCCCTCTAG